From a region of the Halolamina sp. CBA1230 genome:
- a CDS encoding YcaO-like family protein — translation MDIGIVGSGPAVDAIEAAMDDLDVRVVAAGSDEFADVGLCFVVGAAGAEAFGTAADTGALDRWVAVEIGGIGGHAVDEVDAAVSAFTPDSGCYRCLQRRVAATTEASEDDPSAPTSAVRYAGAVAGRRATRILTGEDLGGTVVEVADADVQRRFQPVPYCGCAGGRDRTLSLDYRETDLDSAVGRAEIAVDDRVGLIEQVGEQASFPLPYYLASIAGTEGFSDASAAPFAAGAAVDWNEAYMKALGEGLERYAAGVYRNAEFRRATATALDGAVFPTRFVTSDGYDPGPEAERPWVPGLELTSEDGVWLPAEVVQYPPPERRIKPPITTGLGLGSSTVEATISGLSEVIERDAAMLAWYSDYEPLGLSVDDEEFRELEKRARAEELWVSVTLLTQDIDVPAVAATVHRDDGEWPRFAAGSGAALDPVDAATGAFAEALQNWTELRDMGPEQASEEGGAIGEYAEFPDRVRELTHPETTVPADSVADEAAEFSGEAALDALVERVADAGLTPYAARTTTRDVAALGFEGVRAVIPEAQPLFTAEPFFGDRLERVAASMGFEAKPGRAYHPFP, via the coding sequence ATGGATATCGGAATCGTCGGGAGCGGCCCCGCCGTCGACGCGATCGAGGCGGCGATGGACGACCTCGACGTACGCGTGGTCGCGGCCGGGAGCGACGAGTTCGCCGACGTCGGGCTCTGTTTCGTCGTCGGCGCCGCCGGCGCGGAGGCGTTCGGGACCGCCGCCGACACCGGCGCGCTGGATCGCTGGGTCGCCGTCGAGATCGGCGGCATCGGCGGGCACGCCGTCGACGAGGTGGACGCCGCCGTCTCGGCGTTCACGCCCGACTCGGGCTGCTACCGCTGTCTGCAACGCCGCGTCGCCGCGACGACCGAGGCGAGCGAGGACGACCCGTCCGCACCCACGAGCGCCGTGCGCTACGCGGGCGCGGTCGCGGGCCGCCGGGCGACGAGGATCCTGACCGGCGAGGATCTCGGCGGTACGGTCGTTGAGGTCGCTGACGCGGACGTCCAGCGCCGGTTCCAGCCGGTGCCGTACTGTGGCTGTGCCGGCGGGCGTGATCGAACGCTTTCGCTCGACTACCGTGAGACCGACCTCGACAGCGCCGTCGGGCGGGCCGAGATCGCGGTCGACGACCGCGTCGGCCTCATCGAGCAGGTGGGCGAACAGGCGTCGTTCCCGCTGCCGTACTACCTCGCGTCGATCGCGGGGACCGAAGGGTTCTCCGACGCGAGCGCCGCCCCCTTCGCGGCGGGCGCCGCTGTCGACTGGAACGAGGCGTACATGAAGGCGCTCGGCGAGGGGCTGGAGCGCTACGCAGCCGGCGTCTACCGGAACGCGGAGTTCCGCCGCGCGACCGCGACGGCGCTCGACGGCGCCGTGTTCCCGACGCGGTTCGTCACGAGCGACGGCTACGACCCGGGCCCCGAGGCCGAGCGCCCGTGGGTACCGGGACTGGAGCTCACGAGCGAGGACGGCGTCTGGCTCCCCGCCGAGGTCGTCCAGTACCCCCCGCCCGAGCGGCGGATCAAGCCGCCGATCACCACCGGGCTCGGTCTCGGGAGTTCGACCGTCGAGGCGACGATCTCCGGGCTCTCGGAGGTGATCGAACGCGACGCCGCGATGCTCGCGTGGTACTCCGACTACGAGCCGCTGGGGCTGTCGGTCGACGACGAGGAGTTCCGCGAACTCGAGAAGCGCGCCCGCGCCGAGGAACTCTGGGTGTCGGTCACGCTGCTCACGCAGGATATCGACGTGCCGGCCGTCGCCGCGACGGTCCACCGCGACGACGGTGAGTGGCCCCGCTTCGCTGCCGGCTCCGGGGCCGCGCTGGATCCCGTCGACGCCGCGACGGGCGCGTTCGCGGAGGCGCTCCAGAACTGGACCGAACTCCGGGATATGGGCCCGGAACAGGCGAGCGAGGAGGGTGGCGCCATCGGCGAGTACGCCGAGTTCCCGGACCGTGTCCGGGAGCTCACCCACCCCGAGACGACTGTGCCGGCCGACTCGGTCGCGGACGAGGCTGCGGAGTTCTCTGGCGAGGCAGCGCTCGACGCACTCGTGGAGCGCGTCGCCGACGCCGGCCTCACGCCCTACGCCGCCCGAACGACGACCCGGGACGTGGCTGCGCTGGGGTTCGAAGGCGTCCGCGCCGTGATCCCGGAGGCACAGCCGCTGTTCACAGCCGAGCCGTTCTTCGGTGATCGGCTGGAACGCGTGGCGGCGTCGATGGGGTTCGAGGCGAAGCCGGGGCGGGCGTACCACCCGTTCCCGTAA
- a CDS encoding amidohydrolase family protein, which produces MAETLEGTILHGESFTPIEGRVVVEDGEITAVEETATDSTDIVLPAFVNAHTHIGDSIAKEAGGGLSLDELVAPPDGLKHRLLRQASREEKVAAMARSLRFMEDSGTAAFLEFREGGVEGVEAIRDALAGREIDPVIFGRESADAMRAADGFGASGARDSEFGDLREACREAGKPFAIHAGERDPHDLTPAMDLDPAFLIHVVHPREEHLDRIEDEELPVVVCPRSNLVTNVGVAPIRELVERTTVALGTDNVMLNSPSMFREMEFAAKLADVSATDVLRMATRNGAELAGKEYGLIEEGRPAKLLTLDGDSDNLAGAEEPVRAVVRRAGQADVKGVTL; this is translated from the coding sequence ATGGCCGAAACACTCGAGGGGACGATCCTCCACGGCGAGTCGTTCACGCCGATCGAGGGACGGGTCGTCGTCGAGGACGGCGAGATCACGGCCGTCGAGGAGACTGCCACCGACTCGACGGATATCGTCCTCCCCGCGTTCGTCAACGCCCATACCCACATCGGCGACTCGATCGCGAAGGAGGCCGGCGGCGGCCTCTCGCTGGATGAACTGGTCGCGCCGCCGGACGGGCTCAAACACCGCCTCCTGCGGCAGGCCAGTCGCGAGGAGAAAGTCGCGGCGATGGCCCGGAGCCTCCGGTTCATGGAGGACTCCGGCACCGCCGCCTTCCTGGAGTTCCGCGAGGGCGGCGTCGAGGGCGTGGAGGCGATCCGGGACGCGCTCGCCGGCCGCGAGATCGACCCCGTGATCTTCGGCCGCGAGAGCGCCGACGCGATGCGGGCCGCCGACGGGTTCGGCGCCAGCGGCGCCCGCGACAGCGAGTTCGGCGACCTGCGCGAGGCCTGCCGCGAGGCGGGCAAACCGTTCGCGATCCACGCCGGCGAGCGCGACCCCCACGACCTCACGCCCGCGATGGATCTCGACCCGGCGTTCCTGATCCACGTCGTCCATCCCCGAGAGGAACACCTCGACCGGATCGAGGACGAGGAGCTCCCGGTGGTCGTCTGCCCGCGCTCGAACCTCGTCACGAACGTCGGCGTCGCGCCGATCCGCGAGCTGGTCGAACGCACGACCGTCGCGCTCGGGACGGACAACGTGATGCTGAACTCGCCGTCGATGTTCCGGGAGATGGAGTTCGCCGCGAAGCTGGCGGACGTGAGCGCGACCGACGTGCTCCGGATGGCGACTCGGAACGGTGCCGAACTCGCGGGGAAGGAGTACGGGCTGATCGAGGAGGGCAGACCCGCGAAACTGCTGACGCTCGACGGCGACTCGGACAACCTCGCCGGCGCCGAGGAGCCGGTCCGCGCGGTGGTCCGGCGGGCCGGGCAGGCGGACGTAAAGGGCGTAACGCTATAG
- a CDS encoding trans-acting enoyl reductase family protein: MPTSDHQHDLVVWGATGVAGRLTAAYLAEQYTPATLSLALGGRSRDRLDSVAADLADRNDAWEEIPTVVGDATDPESLRAIAERTSVVCTTVGPYTRYGTPMVEACVEEDTDYCDLTGEVNWVRESVDRFHDAAVDGGTRIVHSCGFDSVPADIGTLLVQSYASDEYDAPCETVRIYVDEVRGGVSGGTLASMVEVFEAASTDPLARETLRNPYSLAPPGERDGVDPGAQRWPRKDRLRSVWTAPSPMAMVNERVVRRSNALLGYPWGREFRCSEVVTTGRGLKGAAGAGLVAGGLGLFTAAMSVGPLRSALQRYAFPEPGEGPTEAETEQGQFTVRTLGRGTGADGPFTVEAEFGADWGPGYGATARMLGESAVCLVREEVDSPLDGGVLTPASGIGMPLVGRLRDVGFTATVSEATSGDGHA; encoded by the coding sequence ATGCCGACCAGCGACCATCAGCACGACCTCGTCGTGTGGGGAGCGACGGGCGTCGCCGGGCGCCTGACGGCCGCGTACCTCGCCGAACAGTACACGCCGGCGACGCTCTCGCTGGCGCTCGGTGGGCGGAGCCGGGACCGGCTCGACTCGGTCGCGGCCGACCTCGCGGACCGGAACGACGCGTGGGAGGAGATACCCACCGTCGTCGGCGACGCGACCGACCCGGAGAGCCTGCGAGCGATCGCCGAGCGCACAAGCGTCGTCTGTACGACTGTTGGCCCGTACACGCGCTACGGCACCCCCATGGTCGAAGCCTGTGTCGAGGAAGACACCGACTACTGCGACCTGACCGGCGAGGTGAACTGGGTCCGCGAGAGCGTCGACCGCTTCCACGACGCGGCGGTCGACGGCGGGACGCGGATCGTCCACAGCTGTGGGTTCGACTCCGTGCCGGCGGATATCGGCACCCTGCTCGTCCAGTCGTACGCCAGCGACGAGTACGACGCCCCGTGTGAGACGGTGCGGATCTACGTCGACGAGGTGCGCGGCGGCGTCAGCGGCGGCACGCTCGCGAGCATGGTCGAGGTGTTCGAGGCGGCGTCGACCGACCCGCTCGCCCGGGAGACGCTCCGGAACCCCTACTCGCTGGCGCCGCCCGGGGAGCGCGACGGCGTCGACCCGGGCGCCCAGCGCTGGCCGCGGAAGGACCGACTCCGGTCGGTCTGGACGGCGCCGTCGCCGATGGCGATGGTGAACGAGCGCGTGGTCCGGCGGAGCAACGCCCTGCTGGGCTACCCGTGGGGGCGCGAGTTCCGCTGTTCGGAGGTCGTCACTACCGGCCGCGGGCTGAAGGGCGCCGCGGGTGCTGGCCTCGTCGCCGGCGGTCTCGGCCTGTTCACGGCGGCCATGTCGGTCGGCCCGCTCCGCTCGGCGCTCCAGCGGTACGCCTTCCCGGAGCCCGGCGAGGGGCCGACGGAAGCCGAGACCGAGCAGGGCCAGTTCACGGTGCGCACGCTCGGCCGCGGGACCGGCGCGGACGGCCCGTTCACGGTGGAGGCCGAGTTCGGCGCCGACTGGGGGCCCGGCTACGGCGCGACAGCGCGCATGCTCGGCGAGTCCGCCGTCTGTCTGGTTCGGGAGGAGGTGGACTCCCCGCTCGACGGCGGCGTGTTGACGCCCGCCTCGGGGATCGGGATGCCGCTCGTCGGGCGGCTCCGGGACGTGGGGTTCACGGCGACGGTGAGCGAGGCGACGTCCGGTGACGGCCATGCGTGA
- a CDS encoding Na+/H+ antiporter has protein sequence MAVGIAAPLIDLLSVFVLAALVGVVVAKVGRFPYTIALLIAGLGASVLGVELGVELSHDVILLVLLPPLLFEGAATTDLEELRSNLAPVLALAVPGLLTATAVLGWVGQYAFGFPLLIAALFAATVLPTDPVSVLALFDELGAPDRLATLVEGESLINDGVGVVVFSALLALVQETGGGGDVAFSPTLLVELGRGIFVNSVGGALVGLATGYLVYRVMAVLDEHMTEVVLTVVLTYGSFLLAEHYLGVSGVIATVVAGLVIGNPGREHAMSSRTKISVFNTWATAAFVVNTFVFVAIGTTTPVGDLVAHAGLILTAIPLVIGVRALVVYPLTAAVNRYRDISVPLDYQHVMVWGGLHGSIPIALVLGLPATLPGGAPFPYHSELRAMVFGVAAFSLVVQGLTMENLLQRLGVITRPDAVELYQLLVGRARAVDSALDAAEELNDRGELSPGVYEDLTDEYEREKAALDDALRELLDDHPELREERLRAGERRILRQEKSAVMDAIQNGVVASDVGEQLVEEIDLKLDRIRSGESTVRDEGESYEEFWRQRAAEFGLDTPEPDTDSE, from the coding sequence ATGGCCGTCGGTATCGCCGCGCCGCTGATCGACCTGCTCTCGGTGTTCGTGCTCGCCGCCCTCGTCGGCGTCGTCGTCGCGAAGGTGGGTCGGTTCCCCTACACGATCGCGCTGCTGATCGCCGGCCTCGGCGCCTCCGTTCTCGGCGTGGAGCTCGGCGTCGAACTGTCCCACGACGTGATCCTGCTGGTGCTCCTCCCGCCGCTGCTGTTCGAGGGGGCGGCCACCACCGACCTCGAAGAGCTCCGGTCGAACCTCGCCCCGGTGCTCGCCCTGGCGGTGCCCGGCTTGCTGACCGCCACCGCCGTACTGGGCTGGGTCGGCCAGTACGCCTTCGGCTTCCCACTGCTGATCGCGGCGCTGTTCGCGGCGACGGTGCTCCCCACCGACCCCGTCTCGGTGCTCGCGCTGTTCGACGAGTTGGGCGCGCCCGACCGGCTGGCGACACTAGTCGAGGGGGAGAGTCTGATCAACGACGGCGTCGGCGTCGTGGTCTTCTCGGCCCTGCTCGCGCTGGTCCAGGAGACCGGCGGCGGCGGTGACGTGGCGTTCAGCCCCACGCTACTCGTCGAGTTGGGTCGGGGCATCTTCGTCAACAGCGTCGGCGGCGCGCTGGTCGGTCTGGCGACGGGGTATCTGGTCTACCGCGTGATGGCCGTCCTCGACGAGCACATGACCGAGGTCGTGCTCACGGTGGTGCTCACCTACGGGAGCTTCCTGCTCGCCGAGCACTACCTCGGCGTCTCGGGCGTCATCGCGACGGTCGTCGCGGGGCTGGTGATCGGCAACCCCGGCCGCGAACACGCGATGAGTTCGCGAACCAAGATCTCGGTGTTCAACACCTGGGCCACCGCGGCGTTCGTCGTCAACACGTTCGTCTTCGTCGCCATCGGCACCACCACCCCCGTCGGGGATCTGGTGGCCCACGCGGGGCTGATCCTGACGGCGATCCCGCTGGTGATCGGGGTCCGCGCTCTGGTGGTCTACCCGCTGACCGCCGCGGTCAACCGCTACCGGGACATATCGGTCCCCCTCGACTACCAGCACGTGATGGTCTGGGGCGGGCTCCACGGGTCGATCCCCATCGCGCTCGTGCTCGGGCTGCCCGCGACGCTGCCCGGCGGAGCGCCGTTCCCTTACCACTCGGAGCTGCGGGCGATGGTGTTCGGCGTCGCCGCCTTCAGCCTCGTCGTGCAGGGGCTGACGATGGAGAACCTGCTCCAGCGGCTGGGCGTGATCACCCGTCCCGACGCGGTGGAGCTCTACCAGCTCCTCGTCGGGCGGGCCCGTGCCGTCGACAGCGCGCTCGACGCCGCGGAGGAGCTCAACGACCGCGGCGAGCTCTCGCCCGGCGTGTACGAGGACCTCACCGACGAGTACGAGCGTGAGAAGGCGGCGCTCGACGACGCGCTCCGGGAGCTCCTCGACGACCACCCCGAACTCCGGGAGGAGCGGCTGCGTGCGGGCGAGCGCCGCATCCTCCGCCAGGAGAAAAGCGCCGTGATGGACGCCATTCAGAACGGGGTCGTCGCCAGCGACGTCGGCGAGCAGTTGGTCGAGGAGATCGACCTCAAGCTCGACCGGATCCGGTCGGGCGAGAGCACGGTCCGGGACGAGGGTGAGAGCTACGAGGAGTTCTGGCGCCAGCGAGCGGCCGAGTTCGGACTCGACACCCCCGAGCCCGACACCGATTCGGAGTGA
- a CDS encoding branched-chain amino acid ABC transporter permease, with translation MAASDDSSLGRTLVERPAVAALGLAIGYLLVDLVAKLAGVEFGLAGVHLLGGSTAFSQVARYVLDGLIVGLVIGLAGVGLSMTYSILSFANFAHGDYITTGAFSGWFAAYVVAFFTLNVDIPFGEAFLVTAPSLVSVVNAPLAVVVGLLASGAITVGVVLLLDRIVYEPMRDKGGIPLLIASIGVALAMRYAVVFVFGTSTRGVTETGSIPSLDIPMIDGTVPLNAHEATLIVAAVSLMFGVHFLLQRTKLGKAMRAMADNKDLAQVTGIPTERVVRTTWIVGGGLAGIAGFLIVLERGTLNYNVGWRLLLLIFSGVILGGIGSVYGAIGGGIIIGIASRLSLVWIPSDFARVVAFAVMILVLLYRPSGLFSGVKTA, from the coding sequence ATGGCAGCTTCTGACGACAGCTCCCTCGGCCGAACGCTGGTCGAACGGCCCGCAGTGGCCGCCCTCGGGCTCGCGATCGGCTATCTCCTCGTGGATCTGGTCGCGAAGCTGGCCGGCGTCGAGTTCGGCCTCGCCGGCGTCCACCTGCTGGGCGGGTCGACCGCGTTCTCGCAGGTCGCCCGGTACGTGCTCGACGGGCTGATCGTCGGCCTCGTGATCGGGCTGGCGGGCGTCGGGCTCTCGATGACGTACAGCATCCTCAGCTTCGCGAACTTCGCCCACGGCGACTACATCACGACCGGCGCGTTCTCCGGCTGGTTCGCCGCGTACGTGGTCGCCTTCTTCACGCTCAACGTCGACATCCCGTTCGGCGAGGCGTTCCTCGTGACCGCGCCGTCGCTGGTCTCGGTGGTCAACGCCCCGCTGGCGGTGGTCGTCGGGCTCCTCGCCTCCGGTGCCATCACCGTCGGCGTGGTGCTCCTGCTCGACCGGATCGTCTACGAGCCGATGCGGGACAAGGGCGGGATCCCGCTGCTGATCGCGTCGATCGGCGTCGCGCTCGCGATGCGGTACGCGGTCGTGTTCGTGTTCGGGACCAGCACCCGCGGCGTGACCGAGACGGGGTCGATCCCCTCGCTCGACATCCCGATGATCGACGGCACCGTCCCGCTCAACGCCCACGAGGCGACGTTGATCGTCGCCGCGGTGTCGCTGATGTTCGGCGTCCACTTCCTGCTCCAGCGGACGAAACTCGGGAAGGCGATGCGCGCGATGGCCGACAACAAGGATCTCGCACAGGTCACGGGGATTCCCACCGAGCGCGTCGTGCGCACGACGTGGATCGTCGGCGGGGGGCTGGCGGGGATCGCCGGCTTCCTGATCGTGCTCGAACGCGGCACGCTCAACTACAACGTCGGCTGGCGGCTGCTGCTGCTGATCTTCTCGGGGGTCATCCTCGGCGGGATCGGCAGCGTCTACGGCGCCATCGGCGGCGGGATCATCATCGGCATCGCCTCGCGGCTCTCGCTGGTGTGGATCCCCTCGGACTTCGCCCGCGTCGTCGCGTTCGCGGTGATGATCCTCGTGCTGTTGTACCGACCGTCGGGGCTGTTCTCGGGGGTGAAAACCGCATGA
- a CDS encoding branched-chain amino acid ABC transporter permease: MSVADHAWDAVPAYFKENDIRLVGGLLLGTLLFHGVLAGFLAAVNNASVANAVANSVSNITFLIAVYALLALALNLHWGYTGLFNIGVAGFMAVGVYAMSILAASPTGSPPGLGLPVPIAIVGALLITAVVGGLAALPALQLDADYLAIVTVGLSEIIRLVLNASYFAGTVTDPEATSYNVVDVFGIQFGTGGGQGISTPINSPARMIYETESGLTVVGEAVYGLADTVGIGTSVVVGGTYAAVLLLVFVTAYYVLLSRIGNSPFGRVLKAIREDELVARSLGKDTRLFKIKVFMVGCALMGLGGILWQGSYGFVNPNTFRPIVTFYIFTALIVGGAGSNTGSVVGGAVFAAFLLEGPRRLAGLVDAIAQLLFGSLPRPGNFYEAMVTLDPLAWLGYLIDSVAYLKFILLGAVLVYLMQNRSDGLMGHRSEIAASVDLSDRSTGENGGESDE; this comes from the coding sequence ATGAGCGTCGCCGATCACGCGTGGGACGCCGTCCCGGCGTACTTCAAGGAGAACGATATCCGGTTGGTCGGCGGCCTGCTGCTCGGGACGCTCCTGTTCCACGGCGTGTTGGCCGGCTTCCTCGCCGCCGTCAACAACGCGTCGGTGGCAAACGCCGTCGCCAACTCCGTCAGCAACATCACGTTCCTGATCGCGGTGTACGCGCTGCTGGCGCTGGCGCTGAACCTCCACTGGGGGTACACCGGGCTGTTCAACATCGGCGTCGCGGGCTTTATGGCGGTCGGCGTGTACGCGATGTCGATCCTCGCGGCGTCGCCGACGGGGTCGCCGCCGGGGCTGGGGCTCCCGGTACCGATCGCGATCGTCGGCGCGCTGCTGATCACCGCGGTCGTCGGCGGGCTGGCGGCGCTGCCCGCGTTGCAGTTGGACGCCGACTACCTCGCGATCGTCACCGTCGGGCTCTCGGAGATCATCCGGCTGGTGCTCAACGCCAGCTACTTCGCCGGCACCGTCACCGATCCGGAGGCGACCAGCTACAACGTCGTCGACGTGTTCGGGATCCAGTTCGGCACCGGCGGGGGGCAGGGGATCTCCACACCGATCAACAGCCCGGCACGGATGATCTACGAGACCGAATCGGGGCTCACCGTCGTCGGCGAGGCGGTGTACGGGCTCGCGGACACGGTCGGCATCGGGACCAGCGTGGTCGTCGGTGGCACGTACGCGGCGGTACTGCTGCTCGTGTTCGTGACGGCGTACTACGTCCTCCTCAGCCGGATCGGGAACTCCCCGTTCGGCCGCGTGCTGAAGGCGATCCGCGAGGACGAGCTCGTGGCCCGCTCGCTGGGGAAGGACACCCGCCTGTTCAAGATCAAGGTGTTCATGGTCGGCTGCGCGCTGATGGGGCTGGGCGGCATCCTCTGGCAGGGCTCCTACGGGTTCGTCAACCCCAACACGTTCCGGCCGATCGTGACGTTCTACATCTTCACGGCGCTGATCGTCGGCGGCGCCGGCTCGAACACCGGCAGCGTCGTCGGCGGCGCCGTGTTCGCCGCGTTCCTGCTCGAGGGTCCCCGCCGGCTCGCGGGGCTCGTCGACGCCATCGCACAGCTCCTGTTCGGCTCGCTCCCCCGGCCCGGGAACTTCTACGAGGCGATGGTGACGCTCGACCCGCTCGCGTGGCTGGGGTACCTGATCGACAGCGTCGCCTACCTGAAGTTCATCCTCCTCGGCGCGGTGCTGGTCTACCTGATGCAGAACCGCTCCGACGGGCTGATGGGCCACCGCAGCGAGATCGCCGCCAGCGTCGATCTCAGCGACCGCTCGACCGGCGAGAACGGGGGTGAGAGCGATGAGTAA
- a CDS encoding ABC transporter ATP-binding protein, which produces MSNADGPDQPVDATPPEELSETQDSEAERAAQETPPSIPLRVQNLEKRFGGITAVDGASFEVEAGSLTGLIGPNGAGKSTTFNCITGVHEPDGGTVYFQGEEITGLSPPEIANRGLVRTFQIARELEEMTVLENMMLAPPDQLGEKLVNAVLPGLRDDVVDQEIELREAVWETLELFEIDHLAEEEAGNLSGGQRKLLELARALMVDPEMLLLDEPFAGVNPTLEEKLLDRIHHLTEQGYTFLLVEHDMDLIMQNCEHVIVMHQGEVLAEGTPAEIKDDDRVVEAYLGGEV; this is translated from the coding sequence ATGAGTAACGCCGACGGGCCCGACCAGCCGGTCGACGCGACGCCGCCCGAAGAGCTCTCCGAGACGCAGGACAGCGAGGCCGAACGTGCGGCCCAGGAGACGCCGCCGTCGATCCCGCTGCGCGTCCAGAACCTCGAGAAGCGCTTCGGCGGGATCACCGCCGTCGACGGCGCCTCCTTCGAGGTGGAGGCGGGGTCGCTCACGGGGCTGATCGGCCCCAACGGCGCCGGGAAGTCGACGACGTTCAACTGTATCACCGGCGTCCACGAGCCCGACGGCGGCACCGTCTACTTCCAGGGCGAGGAGATCACCGGGCTCTCGCCGCCCGAGATCGCGAACCGCGGGCTGGTGCGGACGTTCCAGATCGCCCGCGAGCTCGAGGAGATGACGGTGCTCGAGAACATGATGCTCGCGCCGCCGGACCAGCTCGGCGAGAAGCTGGTCAACGCCGTGCTGCCCGGCCTGCGCGACGACGTGGTCGACCAGGAGATCGAACTTCGGGAGGCGGTCTGGGAGACCCTAGAGCTCTTCGAGATCGATCACCTCGCCGAGGAGGAGGCGGGGAACCTCTCGGGTGGCCAGCGCAAGCTGCTCGAGCTCGCCCGGGCGCTGATGGTCGACCCGGAGATGCTGCTGCTCGACGAGCCGTTCGCGGGCGTCAACCCGACGCTCGAGGAGAAGCTGCTCGACCGTATCCACCACCTGACCGAGCAGGGGTACACGTTCCTGCTCGTCGAACACGACATGGACCTGATCATGCAGAACTGCGAACACGTCATCGTCATGCACCAAGGGGAGGTTCTCGCGGAGGGGACGCCGGCGGAGATCAAAGACGACGACCGCGTCGTCGAGGCGTACCTGGGGGGTGAGGTATGA
- a CDS encoding ABC transporter ATP-binding protein: MSSDADGQQDAPDEGQPADPETDRQDATVNATEFVTSEESLLQVGSLDAGYGDLQILDSVDLNVEAGEYVTIVGPNGAGKSTVMKSIFGLTTLMGGTVEFDGTDITGEKPEDVIHLGLGYVPQSDNVFPTLSVMENLEMGAYILDEVPQERLDEVFERFPILEERKGQKAGTLSGGQQQMLAMGRALMLDPDLLLLDEPSAGLAPDLVDDMFDRIDRINEAGTAVLMVEQNAKEALRRCDRGYVLVQGQNRFMDDGDTLLHDEQVRQEFLGG, encoded by the coding sequence ATGAGCTCCGACGCCGACGGGCAGCAGGACGCGCCCGACGAGGGCCAGCCCGCGGACCCGGAGACGGACCGACAGGACGCGACGGTGAACGCCACCGAGTTCGTCACCAGCGAGGAGAGCCTGCTACAGGTGGGGTCGCTCGACGCCGGCTACGGCGACCTCCAGATCCTCGACAGCGTGGATCTGAACGTCGAGGCCGGCGAGTACGTCACGATCGTCGGCCCCAACGGCGCCGGGAAGTCGACGGTGATGAAGTCGATCTTCGGGCTGACGACGCTGATGGGCGGCACCGTCGAGTTCGACGGCACCGACATCACGGGGGAGAAACCCGAGGACGTCATCCACCTGGGGCTGGGGTACGTCCCCCAGTCGGACAACGTGTTCCCGACGCTGTCGGTGATGGAGAACCTCGAGATGGGGGCGTACATCCTCGACGAGGTGCCACAGGAGCGACTGGACGAGGTGTTCGAGCGGTTCCCGATCCTCGAGGAGCGCAAGGGCCAGAAGGCGGGGACGCTCTCGGGCGGCCAGCAGCAGATGCTCGCCATGGGGCGGGCGCTGATGCTCGACCCGGACCTGCTGCTGCTCGACGAGCCCTCGGCGGGGCTGGCGCCCGATCTCGTCGACGACATGTTCGACCGCATCGACCGGATCAACGAGGCCGGCACGGCGGTGCTGATGGTCGAGCAGAACGCCAAGGAGGCGCTGCGGCGCTGTGACCGCGGCTACGTGCTCGTGCAGGGGCAGAACCGCTTCATGGACGACGGCGACACCCTCCTGCACGACGAGCAGGTCCGACAGGAGTTCCTCGGCGGGTAG